The DNA segment cacacacacactgggtcaGAGGCCATTTACTAATGGAACCAGGGGTCAAACCGGACACCCAAGGCTCCGGTCTGGGCCCTGGAGGAACTTACAAAgaacagaaatgacactgaaggtGTTAACAGTcacagaaatgacactgaaggtGTTAACAGCcacagaaatgacactgaaggtGTTAACAGTcacagaaatgacactgaaggtGTTAACGGTCACAGAAATGACACTAAAGGTGTTAACAGTcacagaaatgacactgaaggtGTTAACAGCcacagaaatgacactgaaggtGTTAACAGTcacagaaatgacactgaaggtGTTAACAGTcacagaaatgacactgaaggtGTTAACAGCcacagaaatgacactgaaggtGTTAACAGTcacagaaatgacactgaaggtGTTAACAGTCACATACAGTCCACATAGAAAACATAGGGCTCAAGGCCaatgagaataataataataataatagaaacacctacaaataatgacaaatactaatttaactcttggtttaatgtgaaaaaattaaacTACATTAtctaaatattgatatttataaactatcctttcataatagTGTTAGAGGTGTTAGTGGTGTTaatggtgttagtggtgttaatGGTGTTAACGGTGTTAGAGGTGTTAGTGGTGTTaatggtgttagtggtgttaatggtgttagtggtgttagaggtgttagtggtgttaatggtgttagtggtgttagagGTGTTAATGGTGTTAGAGGTGTTaatggtgttagtggtgttaatGGTGTTAACGGTGTTAATGGTGTTAGAGGTGTTaatggtgttagtggtgttagaggtgttagtggtgttaatggtgttagtggtgttagtggtgttaacGGTGTTAGAGGTGTTaatggtgttagtggtgttaatggtgttagtggtgttagagGTGTTAATGGTGTTAGaggtgttagtggtgttagagGTGTTAATGGTGTTAGAGGTGTTaatggtgttagtggtgttaatGGTGTTAACGGTGTTAGAGGTGTTAATGGTGTTAGAGGTGTTAATGGTGTTAGAGGTGTTAGTGGTGTTaatggtgttagtggtgttaacGGTGTTAGAGGTGTTaatggtgttagtggtgttaatGGTGTTAGAGGTGTTAATGGTGTTaatggtgttagtggtgttaatggtgttagtggtgttaatGGTGTTGGAGGTCTTAGTGGTGTTaatggtgttagtggtgttagagGTGTTAATGGTGTTAATGGTGTTAATGGTGTTAGCGGTGTTaatggtgttagtggtgttaatGGTGTTAGAGGTGTTAGCGGTGTTAATGGTGTTAATGGTGTTAGCGGTGTTAATTTTTTCaggtgtacatggttgttcaggttattcacacgtTCTCACTAACACTAACACAGAACTGTACTATTATGGGATAGGATGTTGTGCTTGGACATGAGGTCCCACTGGGCTCTGACCTGGTTCAACCCAGACCTGATGACCTCAGTCCTCagtctgtcctggtctgtgtgTTCCAGCTTCTAccggtggttctggttctgctgagCCCGGCGCTGGCCTCCTGTAAACAGCTGGTGAACCCAGTGGACTGCAGCGACGTCCAGAAGCAGGACAAGAGCCTCCAGAGTGGACTGTACACCATCTACCCCCTGGGAGAGAGGTCTGCGGTCCAGGTAAACCACACCCTGAAGGTCCAGGTAAACCACACCCTGAAGGTCCAGGTAAACCAGACCACAAAAGGACCAGGTAAACCACACCCTGAAGGTCCAGGTGAACCACACTCTGAAGGTCCAGGTAAACCAGACCATAAAAGGTCCAGGTAACCCACACCCTGAAGGACCAGGTAAACCACACCCTGAAGGTCCAGGTAAACCAGACCATAAAAGGTCCAGGTAAACCACACCCTGAAGGTCCAGGTAAACCACACCATAAAAGGACCAGGTAAACCACACCCTGAAGGTCCAGGTAAACCAGACCATAAAAGGACCAGGTAAACCACACCCTGAAGGTCCAGGTGAACCACACCCTGAAGGTCCAGGTAAACCAGACCATAAAAGGTCCAGGTAAACCACACCCTGAAGGTCCAGGTAAACCAGACCATAAAAGGTCCAGGTAAACCAGACCATAAAAGGACCAGGTAAACCACACCCTGAAGGTCCAGGTAAACCACACCCTGAAGGTCCAGGTAAACCAGACCATAAAAGGACCAGGTAAACCACACCCTGAAGGTCCAGGTAAACCAGACCATAAAAGGTCCAGGTAAACCACACCCTGAAGGTCCAGGTAAACCACACCATAAAAGGACCAGGTAAACCACACCCTGAAGGTCCAGGTAAACCACACCATAAAAGGACCAGGTAAACCACACCCTGAAGGTCCAGGTGAACCACACCCTGAAGGTCCAGGTAAACCAGACCATAAAAGGTCCAGGTAAACCACACCCTGAAGGTCCAGGTAAACCAGACCATAAAAGGTCCGGGTAAACCAGACCATAAAAGGACCAGGTAAACCACACCCTGAAGGTCCAGGTAAACCACACCCTGAAGGTCCAGGTAAACCACACCATAAAAGGACCAGGTAAACCACACCCTGAAGGTCCAGGTAAACCAGACCATAAAAGGTCCAGGTAAACCACACCCTGAAGGTCCAGGTAAACCACACCATAAAAGGACCAGGTAAACCACACCCTGAAGGTCCAGGTAAACCAGACCATAAAAGGTCCAGGTAAACCACACCCTGAAGGTCCAGGTAAACCACACCATAAAAAGACCAGGTAAACCACACCCTGAAGGTCCAGGTAAACCAGACCATAAAAGGACCAGGTAAACCACACCCTGAAGGTCCAGGTGAACCACACCCTGAAGGTCCAGGTAAACCAGACCATAAAAGGTCCAGGTAAACCACACCCTGAAGGTCCAGGTAAACCAGACCATAAAAGGACCAGGTAAACCAGACCATAAAAGGACCAGGTAAACCACACCCTGAAGGTCCAGGTGAACCACACCCTGAAGGTCCAGGTAAACCAGACCATAAAAGGTCCAGGTAAACCACACCCTGAAGGTCCAGGTAAACCAGACCATAAAAGGTCCGGGTAAACCAGACCACAAAAGGACCAGGTAAACCACACCCTGAAGGTCCAGGTAAACCACACCCTGAAGGTCCAGGTAAACCACATCATAAAAGGACCAGGTAAACCACACCCTGAAGGTCCAGGTAAACCAGACCATAAAAGGTCCAGGTAAACCACACcctgaagggttagggttatcgtTAGGGTTACGTCCATATAAATCAACAGGCCGCGGCTAGGTTAACACGGCTAACCACGCCCATATATACCAACAGGCCACGGCTAGGCTAACACGGCTAACCACGCCCATATATACCAACAGGCCACGGCTAGGCTAACACGGCTAACCATGTCCATATAAACCAACAGGCCGCGGCTAGGCTAACACGGCTAACCACGTCCAtataaaccaggggtcaccaaccctggtcctccaggtcTACTGTCCAACCCTATCTAACCCTGACCCCAGAAAACACTggagaccacagacccagaacagatgtgattacattttggtaaaaataagtcaaagttccatttttttaatgatttttaaaaatcttttttcttccatttccttACAATGGGTGAAAGTTCACGTCTATACAAACATCAGTTTGGTTtcaaatgaccccaaacatggcaAATAAAagcaactgatatgacatcagcacacacatatgatgacatcagcacacacatatgatgacatcagcacacagacatgatatcagcacacagacatgatgacatcagcacacacatatgatgacatcagcacacagacatgatgacatcagcacacacatatgaTGACAGCACAcacatatgatgacatcagcacacagacatgatgacatcagcacacacatatgatgacatcagcacacacatatgatgacatcagcacacacacagacatgatgacatcagcacacacatatgatgacatcaacacacacatatgatgacatcagcacagtcatagacatgatgacatcagctggatccatgacaaaacaAGCTACAGTACATGTGGGGGGCGGGGCttgctgtgcctggaaccacttgttttctctatctatctatctatctatctatctatctatctattttttttttgggggggggggtggttctTCTGTCCCCACAGGAGGAAACCTTTATTACACAGAGGAGTTAAGCTttgaactctgtgtgtgtgtgtgtgtgtgtgtgtgtgtgtgtgtgtgtgtgtgtgtgtgtgtgtgtgcagatgtggttCTGGTCTATGATGGTGGTCTGGGTGGACTGCTTTagtttctgtttgtgtcagattggACTGGGCTGGTTTTCCTGTGAATGTGTTCAAATACTGACTGAGTTCATCTTCTGTAGGTTCACTGTGACATGAAGACACAAGGAGGACGATGGACGGtgagtccacctttaacccttaaagacccaaacgtcaacctttaacccttaaagacccaaacgtccagctTGAACGTTTAGGTCCACCTTGTCCTCCTCTGGTTCATGCTGGTCCTCTCCTGGTCTTCTCCTGGTCTTccactggtcttctgctggtcttctgctggtcttTTACTGGTCCTCTCCTGGTCTTCTCCTGGTCTTCTCCTTGTCTTCTACTGGTCTTCTTCTTGTCTTCTCCTGGTCTTCTCCTGGTCTTGTACTGGTCTTCTCCTGGTCTTCTCCTGGTCTTGTACTGGTCCTCTCCTGGTCTTCTCCTGGTCTTTTACTGGTCTTCTCCTGGTCTTTGTGTTTTCAGGTGTTCCAGAGGAGGGCGGACGGCACAGTGAACTTCTACCGACCCTGGGACCAATATAAGATGGGTTTTGGAGACGCTGCTGGGGAACACTGGCTGGGTGAGGCTCCGACCTTCAACACTGTGGAGTAGTCCCAgtttgggtcagggttagggttcgggtagGCTTGGGGGTCAGGGTCTCCGTACGTTAGTCCCAGttcgggtcagggttagggttcgggtagGCTTGGGGGTCAGGGTCTCCGTACGTTAGTCCCAGttcgggtcagggttagggttcgggtagGCTTGGGGGTCAGGGTCTCTGTACGTTAGTCCCAGttcgggtcagggttagggtgggCTTGGGGGTCAGGGTCTCCCTTCGTTGGAGTCACATGTCCACGTGTGTCCAGGTCTGGACGTCCTCCACTACCTGACCCGGCGTCAGAAGTACGAGCTGCTGGTGGAGATGGAAGACTTCGAGGGGAAGAAAGTGTCGGCTGCTTATTCCACGTTCTCTGTGGGCGGAGAATGTGATGGATACAAACTGACAGTGGGCGGGTTCAAGAACGGAGGAGCAGGTGAGGACCAACCAGGACGTCCACAGGGTTAGGGATGGACGAATGGAcgaatggacggacggacgggacACACACCTAGAGAAGACCACCACCAGGACCTACAACCAAGCACAGGATCtatttagaccagggctgtccaaccctggtcctccagatctactgtccttcatgtttcagatgtttcctcttccaaaACCTGATTCAGGTGATCAGTctgtcatccagctctgcagaagaatgagaacgaccatcaggtggaagaggaaacatctgaaacatgaaggacagtagatctggaggaccagggttggacagtagatctggaggaccagggttggtgacctctGAGTTAGATctattatatctatatctattaGATCTATTTAAAGACATTCACAGTCATcttaaagaaacagaaaaaccatGGATGTGGTTCGTACCTTTGACTTTATTGGTGTTTTATACGTATGGTTTTAGAgtagatgaataaaataatactaataatactcataataataataattgtaatggtaaaaataatactaataatactcataataataataatagtaatgataaaaataatactaataatactactgctaataataatactaatgataaaaataatactaataatactactgctaataataatactaatgataaaaataatactaataatactactactaataatactaatgaataaaataatactcataatactcataataataataatagtaatgataaaaataatactaataatactactgctaataataatactaatgataaaaataatactaataatactcataataataataatagtaatgataaaaataatactaataatactactactaataatactaatgaata comes from the Sphaeramia orbicularis unplaced genomic scaffold, fSphaOr1.1, whole genome shotgun sequence genome and includes:
- the LOC115415738 gene encoding microfibril-associated glycoprotein 4-like, which encodes MKLLPVVLVLLSPALASCKQLVNPVDCSDVQKQDKSLQSGLYTIYPLGERSAVQVHCDMKTQGGRWTVFQRRADGTVNFYRPWDQYKMGFGDAAGEHWLGLDVLHYLTRRQKYELLVEMEDFEGKKVSAAYSTFSVGGECDGYKLTVGGFKNGGAGDAMTHHNGMKFSTLDKDQDTYSGSCARKYLGGFWYKGCHQTNPNGIYRWGFDKTILYISVSWQPFKGHNYSLKAISMKLRPLV